One part of the Rhodococcus oxybenzonivorans genome encodes these proteins:
- a CDS encoding 16S rRNA (uracil(1498)-N(3))-methyltransferase yields MAATVFFLDPLPEVGQTAVLDGPEGRHAATVRRIGVGERIVLADGRGGLADTEVTAAGKDRLELTVHERRQVSAASPTVTVIQALPKADRSELAVELATEAGVDAIIPWQSSRCVAKWEGPKVAKGVARWRSAALAAAKQSRRAIVPEVSELHRTAGMLAVVREVVGRGGVVAVLHEAATQGLAELPLRSAAEIVLVVGPEGGLADDEVASLTEAGAVPVLLGPHVLRTSTAAAVALGALGVLTDRWGAAPIA; encoded by the coding sequence GTGGCGGCCACCGTCTTCTTCCTCGACCCCCTGCCCGAGGTCGGGCAGACCGCGGTGCTCGACGGCCCCGAGGGCAGGCACGCGGCCACCGTGCGCCGAATCGGTGTCGGTGAGCGGATCGTCCTCGCCGATGGACGCGGCGGCCTCGCAGACACCGAAGTCACCGCAGCCGGAAAGGACCGGCTCGAACTCACCGTCCACGAGCGTCGTCAGGTATCTGCGGCGTCCCCCACGGTCACGGTGATCCAGGCACTGCCGAAGGCGGACCGCTCGGAGCTGGCCGTCGAACTCGCCACCGAGGCCGGTGTCGATGCGATCATTCCCTGGCAGTCGTCGCGGTGCGTGGCCAAGTGGGAGGGTCCCAAGGTGGCGAAGGGCGTCGCCCGCTGGCGTAGCGCCGCACTGGCCGCCGCCAAGCAGTCGCGGCGGGCGATCGTGCCCGAGGTGTCGGAGCTGCACCGCACCGCCGGAATGCTCGCCGTCGTGCGTGAGGTGGTGGGCCGCGGCGGAGTCGTCGCGGTGCTGCACGAAGCGGCCACACAGGGTCTCGCCGAACTGCCACTGCGTTCGGCCGCAGAGATTGTGCTCGTCGTTGGACCCGAGGGCGGCCTCGCCGACGACGAGGTCGCCTCGTTGACGGAGGCCGGCGCTGTTCCCGTACTGCTGGGACCGCACGTCTTGCGGACCTCCACGGCAGCCGCGGTCGCCCTCGGGGCCCTCGGCGTGCTCACGGACCGCTGGGGCGCCGCCCCCATCGCCTGA
- a CDS encoding alpha/beta hydrolase family protein: MDRIRIAYGTEPQQFGHFYAPEEPVEGPVPVVMVVHGGFWSGKYHLNLGTSFSVDLARHGVAVWNIEYRRLGAGGTWDEMSVDVVAALEAIAGPVAEQSPVAFDLSRVRVVGHSAGGQLAVWLAGQSHTAVRPDMVVAQAGALDLASAAERGRRIGYIEDLLGVPFGDDPERYRSASPYHRIPIGVPVVCVHGTEDVQVPAKVSVRYSEAARAAGDPIALHVVEGEDHYAFLNPETDCWKISRHALLTGPVDG; encoded by the coding sequence GTGGACCGCATTCGTATCGCCTACGGCACTGAACCGCAGCAGTTCGGGCACTTCTACGCCCCCGAGGAGCCGGTCGAGGGTCCCGTCCCCGTGGTGATGGTCGTGCACGGCGGGTTCTGGAGCGGCAAGTACCACCTCAACCTGGGAACGAGCTTCTCGGTCGATCTGGCGCGGCACGGAGTCGCGGTCTGGAACATCGAGTACCGCAGATTGGGTGCGGGTGGGACGTGGGACGAGATGTCCGTCGACGTCGTCGCCGCGCTGGAGGCAATCGCCGGTCCGGTCGCCGAGCAGTCACCGGTGGCCTTCGACTTGTCTCGCGTTCGGGTGGTCGGGCACTCGGCCGGGGGACAGCTGGCCGTGTGGCTCGCAGGCCAATCGCACACCGCGGTGCGGCCCGACATGGTGGTGGCACAGGCCGGGGCGCTCGACCTCGCGTCGGCGGCGGAGCGTGGGCGGCGTATCGGGTACATCGAGGACCTTCTCGGCGTTCCCTTCGGCGACGATCCCGAGCGCTACCGCTCGGCGTCTCCTTACCACCGGATTCCGATCGGCGTACCGGTCGTCTGCGTGCACGGCACGGAGGACGTGCAAGTGCCTGCGAAGGTGAGTGTGCGGTACAGCGAGGCCGCGCGGGCGGCCGGGGACCCGATCGCGCTGCATGTCGTCGAGGGTGAAGACCACTACGCCTTCCTGAATCCCGAGACCGACTGTTGGAAGATCTCGCGGCATGCGCTGTTGACCGGTCCGGTCGACGGGTGA
- a CDS encoding PhoH family protein has product MSEQDQNGETFGATRPAERTVRSSIDLPPETVPPLLGSADENLRALERILDADIHVRGNAVTLTGKPGDVALAERVITELAAIVGRGQPLAPDAVRRTVGMLTQGLSESPAEVLTLDILSRRGKTIRPKTLNQKRYVDAIDANTIVFGVGPAGTGKTYLAMAKAVQSLQTKQVSRIILTRPAVEAGERLGFLPGTLHEKIDPYLRPLHDALHDMMDPEAIPKLMQSGIIEVAPLAYMRGRTLNDAFIILDEAQNTTAEQMKMFLTRLGFGSKVVVTGDVTQVDLPGGARSGLRAASEILGDIDDIHFAELNSSDVVRHRLVSDIVDAYERFEADRDGKVELGNRAQRRAAHSRSPRR; this is encoded by the coding sequence GTGAGCGAACAAGACCAGAATGGCGAGACGTTCGGCGCCACGCGCCCGGCGGAACGCACCGTGCGTTCGAGTATCGATCTCCCACCCGAAACGGTCCCGCCCCTCCTCGGTTCTGCCGACGAGAATCTGCGAGCTCTCGAGCGGATCCTGGATGCAGACATCCACGTACGCGGCAATGCGGTCACACTCACCGGAAAACCCGGGGACGTTGCCCTGGCCGAGCGCGTGATCACCGAGCTCGCCGCCATCGTGGGCCGGGGACAGCCGCTCGCACCCGATGCGGTGCGGCGCACCGTCGGGATGCTGACCCAGGGGTTGAGCGAGTCCCCCGCCGAGGTTCTCACTCTCGACATCCTGTCGCGGCGCGGCAAGACCATCAGACCCAAGACACTCAATCAGAAGCGGTACGTGGACGCGATCGACGCCAACACGATCGTCTTCGGTGTCGGCCCCGCCGGCACGGGCAAGACGTACCTGGCGATGGCGAAGGCCGTGCAGTCGCTGCAGACCAAGCAGGTGTCGCGGATCATCCTCACCCGCCCCGCGGTCGAGGCGGGCGAGCGGCTCGGATTCCTGCCCGGCACGCTGCACGAGAAAATCGACCCCTACCTGCGGCCACTGCACGACGCGCTGCACGACATGATGGACCCCGAGGCAATCCCGAAACTGATGCAGTCGGGCATCATCGAGGTCGCGCCGCTCGCGTACATGCGCGGTCGTACGCTGAACGACGCGTTCATCATTCTCGACGAGGCACAGAACACCACCGCCGAGCAGATGAAGATGTTCCTCACCCGGCTGGGCTTCGGTTCCAAAGTGGTCGTCACCGGTGACGTCACCCAGGTGGACCTGCCGGGAGGTGCGCGATCGGGCCTGCGAGCCGCCAGCGAGATCCTCGGCGACATCGACGACATCCACTTCGCCGAGCTGAACAGCAGCGACGTGGTCCGGCACCGGCTGGTATCCGACATCGTCGACGCCTACGAGCGTTTCGAGGCGGACCGCGACGGCAAGGTGGAGCTCGGAAACCGCGCACAGCGGAGAGCGGCGCACTCGCGTTCTCCGCGACGGTAG
- the ybeY gene encoding rRNA maturation RNase YbeY has product MSIEVSNESGMDVSEEELISVARFVIARMDVHPAAELSMVLVDSATMADLHMRWMDLPGPTDVMSFPMDELEPGGRPDAPDPGPSMLGDIVLCPSFAADQADKAGHPLAHELALLTVHGVLHLLGYDHAEPEEEKEMFGLQNQLLEEWYEDLRRAERDAALAARDQKLLGKAGFFDSPDQ; this is encoded by the coding sequence ATGAGCATCGAAGTCTCGAACGAATCGGGCATGGACGTCTCCGAAGAGGAGCTGATCAGCGTTGCCCGCTTCGTGATCGCACGGATGGATGTCCATCCCGCGGCCGAGTTGTCGATGGTCCTCGTGGACTCGGCCACCATGGCGGACCTGCACATGCGGTGGATGGACCTGCCGGGCCCCACCGACGTGATGTCCTTCCCGATGGACGAGCTCGAGCCGGGTGGTCGGCCGGATGCGCCGGACCCCGGACCGTCGATGCTCGGCGACATCGTGCTGTGCCCGTCCTTCGCAGCGGATCAGGCCGACAAGGCCGGTCACCCGCTGGCCCACGAACTCGCGCTGCTCACCGTCCACGGAGTGCTGCACCTTCTGGGCTACGACCACGCGGAGCCCGAGGAAGAGAAAGAAATGTTCGGCCTGCAGAACCAGCTCCTCGAAGAGTGGTACGAGGACCTTCGCCGCGCCGAACGGGACGCGGCACTCGCTGCCCGCGATCAGAAGTTGCTCGGCAAGGCCGGGTTCTTCGACTCGCCGGATCAGTAA
- a CDS encoding hemolysin family protein, translated as MTSAIALIVLAIVLVPLGGVFAAVDSALNTISSARVEEMAKEDRAGAHRVLRILSDRPRYVNLMVLLRILCEITATVVLVGGLIDLLEPVWALTVTAIVMVLVDYVVIGVGPRTLGRQHAYSIALIASFPLQVIGTLLGPISRLLILIGNAITPGRGFRNGPFASEIELRELVDMAQERGVVADEERRMIQSVFELGDTSAREVMVPRTEMVWIESDKSAGQATSLAVRSGHSRIPVIGDNVDDVLGVVYLKDLVQQTYHSRDGGRSVRVGDVMRPAVFVPDSKPLDSLLAEMQRDRNHMAVLVDEYGGVAGLVTIEDVIEEIVGEIADEYDQDETPPIEDLGDGMYRVSARLPIEDLGELFGLELENDEVETVGGLIGYELGRVPLPGSEVVSEGLILRGEGSPDVRGRVRISTVFVQRAPISEDDHDDERERESDDA; from the coding sequence GTGACTAGCGCCATCGCGCTGATCGTCCTCGCGATCGTTCTCGTCCCCCTCGGCGGTGTGTTCGCCGCCGTCGACTCCGCACTCAACACCATCTCGTCGGCGCGCGTCGAGGAGATGGCCAAGGAGGATCGGGCCGGCGCCCACCGGGTCCTCCGCATCCTGTCGGATCGCCCACGCTACGTGAATCTCATGGTGCTGCTTCGCATCCTGTGTGAAATCACCGCCACTGTGGTGCTCGTCGGCGGGTTGATCGACCTCCTCGAACCGGTGTGGGCCCTCACGGTCACCGCCATCGTCATGGTGCTCGTCGACTATGTGGTGATCGGCGTCGGCCCGCGCACACTCGGCCGTCAGCACGCCTACTCGATAGCGCTCATCGCGTCGTTCCCCTTGCAGGTCATCGGTACCCTCCTCGGCCCGATCAGCCGCCTGTTGATCCTCATCGGTAACGCGATCACGCCGGGCCGTGGTTTCCGCAACGGCCCCTTCGCTTCCGAGATCGAGCTTCGGGAACTCGTCGACATGGCGCAGGAGCGTGGCGTGGTGGCCGACGAGGAGCGGCGCATGATTCAGTCGGTGTTCGAACTCGGCGACACCTCGGCCCGTGAGGTGATGGTCCCGCGCACCGAGATGGTGTGGATCGAGAGCGACAAGAGCGCCGGACAGGCGACGTCCCTCGCCGTCCGCAGCGGTCACTCGCGGATCCCGGTGATCGGCGACAACGTCGATGACGTCCTCGGGGTGGTCTACCTCAAAGACCTGGTCCAGCAGACGTACCACTCGCGTGACGGTGGGCGCAGCGTCCGCGTCGGCGACGTGATGCGCCCGGCCGTGTTCGTGCCGGATTCCAAACCACTGGACAGCCTGCTCGCCGAAATGCAGCGCGACCGCAACCACATGGCGGTGCTGGTGGACGAATACGGCGGAGTCGCCGGGCTCGTCACCATCGAAGACGTCATCGAGGAAATCGTCGGGGAGATCGCCGACGAGTACGACCAGGACGAGACACCGCCGATCGAGGACCTCGGTGACGGTATGTACCGGGTGTCGGCGCGGCTGCCCATCGAGGATCTCGGCGAACTGTTCGGACTCGAACTCGAAAACGATGAGGTGGAGACCGTCGGCGGGTTGATCGGATACGAACTCGGCAGGGTGCCCCTTCCCGGCTCCGAGGTCGTGTCGGAGGGGCTGATCCTGCGCGGCGAGGGCTCCCCCGACGTGCGGGGCCGGGTGCGGATCAGTACGGTCTTCGTGCAACGCGCCCCCATCTCGGAAGACGATCACGACGACGAACGCGAACGGGAGAGCGACGATGCCTGA
- a CDS encoding cytidine deaminase: protein MPELDTEDAKLIVLARGALGRSGSGQGAAVRDLDGRTYAAGAVTLAALSLTALQAAVAAAVSSGAEGFEAAVLIGAAPDDPGIAALHEVSAQAAIVFARTDGSVIEEKHE from the coding sequence ATGCCTGAACTCGATACCGAGGACGCCAAGCTGATCGTGCTTGCGCGGGGAGCCCTGGGCCGCAGCGGAAGCGGGCAGGGCGCTGCCGTCCGCGACCTCGACGGCCGCACCTACGCCGCAGGCGCCGTCACCTTGGCCGCGTTGTCGCTGACAGCTCTGCAGGCGGCCGTCGCCGCGGCGGTGTCGAGCGGCGCCGAAGGATTCGAAGCGGCTGTCCTGATCGGCGCAGCCCCGGACGACCCCGGCATCGCCGCACTACACGAAGTCAGTGCGCAGGCGGCGATCGTCTTCGCGCGAACCGATGGATCCGTGATCGAGGAGAAGCATGAGTAA
- the era gene encoding GTPase Era yields the protein MSKPEFRSGFVCFVGRPNTGKSTLTNALVGSKIAITSSRPQTTRHTIRGIVHREHAQLILVDTPGLHRPRTLLGQRLNDLVRDTYSEVDVICLCIPADEKIGPGDRWIVQQVRQIAPKTTLIGIVTKIDKVTKDKVGQQLLAVSQMLGPESDVVPVSAASGEQVEVLVDVLASKMEEGPAFYPDGELTDEPEETLMAELIREAALEGLGDELPHSLAVVIEEVIPREGRTEKQGEMLDVHALLYVERPSQKGIVIGKGGARLREVGTKARLQIEKLLGTRIFLELHVKVAKDWQRDPKQLGRLGF from the coding sequence ATGAGTAAACCCGAATTCCGTTCCGGATTCGTCTGTTTCGTCGGGCGGCCCAACACGGGCAAGTCCACACTCACCAACGCGTTGGTGGGCAGCAAGATCGCGATCACGTCTTCGCGTCCGCAGACGACCCGGCATACGATTCGCGGCATCGTGCACCGCGAGCACGCGCAGTTGATCCTCGTCGACACCCCGGGGCTGCACCGGCCCCGGACGCTCCTCGGTCAGCGCCTCAACGACCTCGTGCGCGACACCTACTCCGAGGTCGACGTGATCTGCCTGTGCATTCCCGCGGACGAGAAGATCGGTCCCGGCGACCGGTGGATCGTGCAGCAGGTTCGCCAGATCGCGCCGAAGACGACGCTCATCGGCATTGTGACGAAGATCGACAAGGTCACCAAGGACAAGGTCGGGCAGCAGCTGCTGGCCGTGTCCCAGATGCTCGGACCGGAATCCGACGTCGTGCCGGTCTCGGCTGCGTCGGGTGAGCAGGTGGAGGTCCTGGTGGACGTGCTCGCCTCCAAGATGGAGGAAGGGCCCGCGTTCTACCCGGACGGCGAGCTCACCGACGAACCCGAAGAAACGTTGATGGCCGAACTCATCCGTGAGGCGGCGCTCGAGGGCCTCGGCGACGAACTGCCGCACTCTCTTGCGGTGGTCATCGAGGAAGTGATCCCCCGCGAGGGGCGCACCGAAAAGCAGGGCGAAATGCTCGACGTGCACGCCCTGCTGTACGTCGAACGCCCGAGCCAGAAGGGCATCGTCATCGGGAAGGGTGGCGCCCGGCTCCGGGAGGTCGGGACCAAGGCCCGCCTGCAGATCGAGAAGTTGCTGGGCACCCGGATCTTCCTCGAGCTGCACGTCAAAGTCGCCAAGGACTGGCAGCGCGACCCGAAGCAATTGGGCCGCCTGGGCTTCTAG
- the recO gene encoding DNA repair protein RecO, whose translation MRLYRDNAVVLRQHKLGEADRIVTLLTRQHGLVRAVAKGVRRTKSKFGARLEPFAHIDVQLYPGRNLDIVTQVQTVDAFATDIVDDYSRYTTACAILETAERLAGEERAPALQLHRLTVGALRAVAEHHRPCELILDAFLLRAMGYAGWAPALDECARCSAPGPHRAFHVSAGGAVCTHCRPPGAATPSPGVLALMDALFRGNWAETENVAAPLRSQASGLVAAHLQWHLERQLRTLPLIERSRPHPAVGPENSVRQDGDRDSTTRTSNSA comes from the coding sequence GTGAGGCTGTATCGAGACAATGCGGTGGTCCTGCGCCAGCACAAGCTGGGCGAGGCCGACCGTATCGTCACACTCCTCACCCGCCAGCACGGTCTGGTGCGCGCGGTGGCCAAGGGGGTGCGCCGCACCAAGTCCAAGTTCGGGGCCAGGCTCGAGCCGTTCGCGCACATCGACGTGCAGTTGTATCCGGGCCGAAACCTCGACATCGTCACCCAGGTGCAAACTGTCGATGCGTTCGCCACCGACATCGTCGACGACTACTCCCGGTACACCACGGCGTGTGCAATCCTCGAAACCGCCGAACGACTGGCCGGTGAAGAGCGCGCTCCCGCGCTGCAACTGCACCGCCTGACGGTGGGTGCGCTGCGCGCCGTCGCCGAACACCATCGGCCGTGTGAGCTGATTCTCGATGCCTTCCTGCTGAGGGCCATGGGTTACGCAGGATGGGCACCTGCACTCGACGAGTGTGCGCGGTGCAGCGCACCCGGACCCCACCGGGCATTCCACGTGTCCGCTGGGGGCGCGGTGTGTACCCACTGCCGCCCACCCGGTGCGGCCACCCCGTCTCCCGGGGTGCTCGCACTGATGGACGCGCTGTTCCGTGGGAACTGGGCAGAAACCGAGAATGTGGCGGCGCCGCTGCGCAGTCAGGCCAGCGGACTGGTCGCCGCGCACCTGCAGTGGCATCTCGAACGACAGCTGCGCACCCTTCCCCTGATCGAACGGTCCCGTCCGCATCCGGCCGTCGGGCCGGAGAATTCGGTCAGGCAGGATGGGGACCGTGATTCGACGACGCGAACCTCGAACTCCGCTTGA
- a CDS encoding isoprenyl transferase: MIRRREPRTPLDGAAERHIRPPDPHPSGARPPGLQTELIPRHIALVMDGNGRWAQERGLPRTAGHERGEAVLMDAVCGCIEMGVEWLSAYAFSTENWKRSPEEVRFLMGFNRDVIRRRRDEMHEMGVRVRWAGRRPRLWRSVIKELEIAEELTKHNTVMNLTMCVNYGGRAEIADATKEIARRVAAGQLDPEKITEATVARYLDEPDMPDVDLFLRPSGEQRTSNFLIWQSAYAEMVYQEKLFPDFDRRDLWAACVEYASRDRRFGGVK; encoded by the coding sequence GTGATTCGACGACGCGAACCTCGAACTCCGCTTGACGGTGCGGCCGAACGCCACATTCGGCCGCCCGACCCGCATCCGTCGGGGGCTCGGCCGCCGGGCCTGCAGACCGAACTGATACCTCGGCACATCGCGCTGGTCATGGACGGGAACGGCCGTTGGGCGCAGGAACGGGGACTGCCCCGGACTGCGGGCCATGAACGCGGCGAAGCCGTGCTGATGGACGCGGTCTGCGGCTGTATCGAGATGGGTGTCGAATGGCTGTCGGCGTATGCCTTCTCGACGGAGAACTGGAAACGCAGTCCCGAAGAAGTCCGCTTCTTGATGGGCTTCAACCGGGACGTGATCCGCAGGCGCCGCGACGAAATGCACGAGATGGGTGTGCGCGTGCGCTGGGCGGGACGCCGACCACGGTTGTGGCGCAGCGTGATCAAGGAACTCGAGATCGCCGAGGAGTTGACGAAGCACAACACGGTGATGAACCTGACGATGTGCGTCAACTACGGTGGTCGCGCCGAGATCGCCGATGCGACGAAGGAAATCGCACGCAGGGTTGCGGCGGGACAACTCGATCCGGAGAAGATCACCGAGGCGACGGTGGCCCGGTACCTCGACGAACCGGACATGCCGGATGTCGATCTGTTCCTGCGGCCGTCCGGTGAGCAACGAACGTCCAATTTCTTGATCTGGCAGTCCGCGTACGCGGAAATGGTCTATCAGGAGAAGCTGTTTCCCGACTTCGACCGGCGCGATTTGTGGGCGGCCTGCGTCGAATACGCCTCTCGGGACCGCAGATTCGGTGGCGTCAAGTGA
- a CDS encoding Fur family transcriptional regulator yields MSTQNAEHRKPVVVGVRATKQRSAISALLDDIEEFRSAQELHDELRKRGEGIGLTTVYRTLQTLADAGTVDVLRTDTGESVYRRCSSGHHHHLVCRSCGYTVEVEGPTVEQWSQSIADDHGFSDVSHTIEIFGVCKDCNAPR; encoded by the coding sequence ATGTCGACCCAGAACGCCGAGCATCGCAAACCTGTGGTCGTCGGAGTGCGCGCCACCAAGCAGCGCAGTGCGATCTCCGCCCTCCTCGACGACATCGAGGAATTCCGCTCGGCACAAGAACTCCACGACGAACTCCGTAAACGTGGAGAAGGCATCGGTCTCACCACCGTCTACCGCACGCTGCAGACGCTGGCCGATGCCGGGACGGTCGACGTCCTGCGAACGGACACGGGTGAATCGGTGTACCGCAGGTGCTCGTCGGGGCACCACCATCATCTCGTGTGCCGCAGTTGCGGCTACACCGTCGAGGTCGAAGGACCCACCGTGGAACAGTGGTCGCAGTCGATCGCCGACGATCACGGATTCTCCGACGTCAGCCACACCATCGAGATCTTCGGCGTCTGCAAGGACTGCAACGCGCCGCGGTGA
- a CDS encoding ArsR/SmtB family transcription factor, translating to MSVTDTGDLHPFDTAPPAPVPSKETLVAAGDILRALAAPVRIAIVLQLRESERCVHELVGALGVTQPLISQHLRVLKAAGVVRGERTGREVLYRLVDDHLAHIVVDAVAHAEEG from the coding sequence GTGAGCGTGACCGATACCGGCGATCTTCATCCGTTCGACACCGCACCGCCCGCGCCTGTGCCGTCGAAGGAGACGTTGGTTGCGGCAGGTGACATTCTGCGCGCGCTCGCTGCACCGGTCCGCATCGCCATCGTGCTGCAACTGCGCGAATCGGAGCGCTGCGTGCACGAACTCGTCGGGGCGCTGGGAGTCACCCAGCCGCTGATCAGCCAGCACCTTCGCGTCTTGAAGGCTGCCGGAGTGGTGCGCGGCGAACGCACCGGGCGCGAGGTTCTCTACCGGCTCGTCGACGACCACCTCGCACACATCGTCGTGGACGCCGTCGCGCACGCCGAGGAAGGATGA
- a CDS encoding glycine--tRNA ligase, translating into MAPKSKVETVVNLAKRRGLVYPCGEIYGGTKSAWDYGPLGVELKDNIKKQWWRNMVTSREDVVGLDSSVILPREVWVASGHVGVFNDPLVECLNCHKRHRQDHLQEAYAEKKGLDNPDDVTMDVIACPDCGTVGRWTEPRDFNMMLKTYLGPVESEEGMHYLRPETAQGIFVNFANVLTTSRKKPPFGIGQIGKSFRNEITPGNFIFRTREFEQMEMEFFVKPGEDEEWHQYWIDYRMDWYTGLGINKDNLRLYEHAADKLSHYSKRTVDIEYRFHFQGSEWGELEGVANRTDFDLSTHSTHSGTDLSYYDQASGDRYTPYVIEPAAGLTRSLMAFLVDSYTEDEAPNAKGGVDKRTVLRLDRRLAPVKAAVLPLSRNADLTPKAKDLAATLRQNWNVEFDDAGAIGRRYRRQDEIGTPFCITVDFDTLEDHAVTVRERDSMAQERVALDQVEGYLAQRLLGC; encoded by the coding sequence GTGGCACCGAAATCCAAAGTCGAAACCGTCGTCAACCTGGCCAAGCGTCGTGGCCTCGTCTATCCGTGCGGTGAGATCTACGGGGGCACGAAGTCGGCCTGGGATTACGGCCCCTTGGGTGTCGAACTCAAGGACAACATCAAGAAGCAGTGGTGGCGCAACATGGTCACCAGCCGCGAAGACGTCGTCGGTCTCGACTCGTCGGTAATTCTTCCGCGGGAGGTATGGGTGGCGTCCGGCCACGTCGGCGTGTTCAACGACCCGTTGGTCGAGTGTCTCAACTGCCACAAACGCCACCGTCAGGATCACCTGCAGGAGGCGTACGCGGAAAAGAAGGGTCTCGATAACCCCGACGACGTCACCATGGACGTCATTGCCTGCCCCGACTGCGGCACGGTGGGGCGTTGGACCGAGCCCCGCGACTTCAACATGATGCTCAAGACGTATCTCGGCCCGGTCGAGAGCGAAGAGGGAATGCACTACCTGCGGCCCGAGACGGCGCAGGGCATTTTCGTCAACTTCGCGAACGTGCTCACCACGTCGCGTAAGAAGCCGCCCTTCGGCATCGGCCAGATCGGTAAGAGCTTCCGCAACGAGATCACCCCCGGCAACTTCATCTTCCGCACTCGCGAGTTCGAGCAGATGGAGATGGAGTTCTTCGTCAAGCCCGGTGAGGACGAGGAGTGGCACCAGTACTGGATCGACTACCGCATGGACTGGTACACGGGCCTGGGTATCAACAAGGACAACCTGCGCCTGTACGAGCACGCCGCGGACAAGCTGTCGCACTACTCCAAGCGGACCGTGGACATCGAGTACCGGTTCCACTTCCAGGGCAGCGAGTGGGGCGAGCTCGAGGGTGTGGCCAACCGCACCGACTTCGATCTGTCGACGCACTCGACGCACTCGGGCACCGACCTCAGCTATTACGACCAGGCCAGTGGTGACCGGTACACGCCGTACGTCATCGAGCCCGCCGCCGGCCTCACCCGGTCGCTGATGGCCTTCCTCGTCGACTCCTACACCGAGGACGAGGCACCCAACGCGAAGGGCGGCGTCGACAAGCGCACGGTGCTGCGGCTGGACCGTCGCCTCGCGCCGGTGAAGGCCGCGGTGCTGCCGTTGTCCCGCAATGCCGATCTGACGCCCAAGGCGAAGGATCTGGCCGCGACGCTTCGTCAGAACTGGAACGTCGAGTTCGACGATGCCGGCGCCATCGGACGCCGTTACCGTCGTCAGGACGAGATCGGTACGCCGTTCTGCATCACCGTCGACTTCGACACCCTCGAGGATCATGCGGTCACCGTCCGTGAGCGTGACTCGATGGCTCAGGAGCGTGTCGCGCTCGATCAGGTGGAGGGCTACCTGGCCCAGCGCCTTCTGGGCTGCTGA